From the Thunnus albacares chromosome 24, fThuAlb1.1, whole genome shotgun sequence genome, one window contains:
- the LOC122976071 gene encoding zinc finger protein 135-like isoform X1, protein MAAPLPLSSLRLLVPPLRLLTAAMWQVARQRSVKHYGMLEDFVILVTEAVPQLLTDRQRSLLLLALRVKVTLGDSVPPPIIFHLDKIRFVSEATQPDAQVDECCSALLTLTENLTQSPDTKWRLLQEVFNQSFDSALQSLISDFLSRIEQLFPVPDFKQAVSWLDAAPGGVECCLREADRKDLRELLTNQSCLLGRATTTVGRDTESILLSAWSHPFFTNLINADPPPSDTDVQSDPLPDVMSPVQPDVELVKEEVVVMTEDEQDEEEEEEEEEEEEEEEETVIGEMMSPVEQEASNESSAACSDDSSVVPVILDADRVKDSPGTLADQSENAVDQSEQPSSKVTANALYSISHNSQRVAHKCPQCGKCFIYRSQVIRHLRTNKSCGSALTTTGTTNLQSLPGGRDEEPRPPEPRLPEPRLVRSYSCFQCNAVFRTKAELLSHQRSHRARPVYQCGQCDKEFHHLSSLTNHKQTHLDRGGFTCSRCDKVFESAKERDTHRLQHRLPDLTCTVCDQTFSSQTQLLRHLQTHSVEGAEPSYNCRFCDQTFSGVTQLRIHQRTHTFRSYQCDQCNKTYGSLTGLHSHRASHSSESRFLCPQCGKRFKTRDGLEGHLRTHTGERPYRCPYCPKDFTALAGLNVHVRRHTGERPYVCTVCGKGWPSGGDLQKHMRTHTGERPYTCPECGKAFSISCHLTEHRRIHTGEKPFSCPECGKCLRRKFDLNKHMLSHNNIRPYACVYCPKSYTRKTHLNRHLLTHRTAGGEVVVETGDEA, encoded by the exons ATGG cCGCCCcgctccccctctcctccctgcgGCTCCTCGTCCCTCCTCTCCGCCTGCTGACGGCGGCCATGTGGCAGGTGGCACGGCAGCGCAGCGTCAAGCATTATGGGATGCTGGAGGACTTTGTTATCCTGGTGACGGAGGCGGTCCCACAGCTGCTGACGGACAGACAGAggagtctgctgctgctggcgcTGAGGGTGAAG GTGACCCTCGGTGACTCCGTCCCGCCGCCCATCATCTTCCACCTGGACAAGATCCGCTTCGTCTCCGAGGCAACG caGCCGGACGCTCAAGTCGATGAATgttgttctgctctgttgactCTGACCGAAAACCTGACGCAGAGTCCCGACACCAAATGGCGCCTCCTGCAG gaAGTGTTCAACCAGAGTTTTGACTCTGCTCTGCAGTCGCTCATATCTGACTTCCTGTCCAGGATAGAACAGCTGTTTCCTGTTCCCGACTTCAAACAG GCTGTTTCCTGGCTGGACGCTGCCCCCGGTGGTGTGGAGTGCTGTCTGCGGGAGGCGGACAGGAAGGATCTGAGGGAGctactgaccaatcagagctgtCTACTGGGACGGGCAACAACCACAG TGGGTCGTGACACCGAGagcatcctcctctctgcctggTCCCACCCCTTCTTCACTAACCTGATCAATGCCGACCCTCCTCCCAGCGACACAGACGTCCAATCAGATCCTCTCCCTGACGTGATGAGTCCCGTCCAGCCGGACGTAGAGCtggtgaaggaggaggtggtggtgatgaCGGAGGATGAacaggacgaggaggaggaggaggaggaggaggaggaagaagaggaggaggaggagactgtGATTGGTGAGATGATGTCACCGGTTGAGCAAGAGGCGTCCAATGAGAGTTCAGCAGCGTGCAGCGACGACAGTTCAGTCGTACCTGTGATCCTGGATGCGGACAG GGTGAAGGACTCACCTGGAACCTTAGCAGACCAATCAGAAAatgcag ttgaccaatcagagcagccCTCCTCTAAGGTCACAGCTAATGCTCTGTACAGCATATCCCACAATTCTCAGCGGGTGGCTCATAAGTGTCCTCAGTGTGGGAAGTGTTTCATCTACCGTTCTCAG GTGATCCGTCACCTGCGCACCAATAAGTCGTGTGGTTCGGCCTTAACGACGACAGGAACTACGAACCTGCAGAGTCTACCTGGCGGTCGTGACGAGGAGCCCCGCCCCCCGGAGCCCCGCCTCCCGGAGCCCCGCCTCGTCAGGTCCTACTCCTGCTTCCAGTGTAACGCCGTCTTCAGGACCAAAGCCGAGCTGCTGTCGCACCAGCGCAGCCACCGGGCCCGGCCCGTGTACCAGTGTGGCCAGTGTGACAAGGAGTTCCACCACCTGTCCAGTCTGACCAATCACAAGCAGACCCACCTGGACAGAGGCGGGTTCACCTGCAGCAGGTGTGATAAGGTGTTTGAGTCGGCCAAGGAGAGAGACACCCACCGGCTGCAGCACCGGCTGCCTGACCTCACCTGCACCGTCTGCGACCAGACGTTCAGCTCTCAGACTCAGCTGCTCCGACACCTGCAGACGCACTCGGTGGAGGGCGCCGAGCCGTCGTACAACTGCCGCTTCTGTGACCAAACCTTCTCAG GAGTGACTCAGCTTCGTATCCACCAGCGAACACACACTTTCCGTTCGTACCAGTGCGACCAGTGCAACAAGACGTACGGCTCTCTGACCGGCCTCCACTCGCACCGAGCGAGTCACTCGAGTGAGAGCCGCTTCCTGTGTCCGCAGTGCGGCAAACGCTTCAAGACCCGCGACGGCTTGGAGGGTCACCTGAGGACGCACACCGGGGAGCGCCCGTACCGCTGCCCCTACTGCCCCAAAGACTTCACCGCGCTCGCCGGCCTCAACGTGCACGTGCGGCGGCACACCGGGGAGCGGCCGTACGTGTGCACGGTGTGCGGGAAGGGCTGGCCGTCTGGAGGCgacctgcagaaacacatgaGGACGCACACGGGTGAACGACCGTACACCTGTCCAGAATGCGGCAAAGCCTTCTCCATTTCCTGTCACCTGACCGAACACCGGCGGATACACACCG gAGAGAAGCCGTTCTCGTGTCCTGAATGTGGTAAATGTTTAAGGAGGAAGTTTGATCTGAATAAACACATGTTGTCTCACAACAACATCCGTCCGTACGCCTGTGTTTACTGTCCCAAGAGCTACACCCGCAAAACTCACCTCAACAGACACCTGCTGACACACCGGACTGCCGGCGGCGAAGTGGTCGTAGAAACAGGCGACGAGGCCTGA
- the LOC122976071 gene encoding zinc finger protein ZFMSA12A-like isoform X2: MAAPLPLSSLRLLVPPLRLLTAAMWQVARQRSVKHYGMLEDFVILVTEAVPQLLTDRQRSLLLLALRVKVTLGDSVPPPIIFHLDKIRFVSEATPDAQVDECCSALLTLTENLTQSPDTKWRLLQEVFNQSFDSALQSLISDFLSRIEQLFPVPDFKQAVSWLDAAPGGVECCLREADRKDLRELLTNQSCLLGRATTTVGRDTESILLSAWSHPFFTNLINADPPPSDTDVQSDPLPDVMSPVQPDVELVKEEVVVMTEDEQDEEEEEEEEEEEEEEEETVIGEMMSPVEQEASNESSAACSDDSSVVPVILDADRVKDSPGTLADQSENAVDQSEQPSSKVTANALYSISHNSQRVAHKCPQCGKCFIYRSQVIRHLRTNKSCGSALTTTGTTNLQSLPGGRDEEPRPPEPRLPEPRLVRSYSCFQCNAVFRTKAELLSHQRSHRARPVYQCGQCDKEFHHLSSLTNHKQTHLDRGGFTCSRCDKVFESAKERDTHRLQHRLPDLTCTVCDQTFSSQTQLLRHLQTHSVEGAEPSYNCRFCDQTFSGVTQLRIHQRTHTFRSYQCDQCNKTYGSLTGLHSHRASHSSESRFLCPQCGKRFKTRDGLEGHLRTHTGERPYRCPYCPKDFTALAGLNVHVRRHTGERPYVCTVCGKGWPSGGDLQKHMRTHTGERPYTCPECGKAFSISCHLTEHRRIHTGEKPFSCPECGKCLRRKFDLNKHMLSHNNIRPYACVYCPKSYTRKTHLNRHLLTHRTAGGEVVVETGDEA, encoded by the exons ATGG cCGCCCcgctccccctctcctccctgcgGCTCCTCGTCCCTCCTCTCCGCCTGCTGACGGCGGCCATGTGGCAGGTGGCACGGCAGCGCAGCGTCAAGCATTATGGGATGCTGGAGGACTTTGTTATCCTGGTGACGGAGGCGGTCCCACAGCTGCTGACGGACAGACAGAggagtctgctgctgctggcgcTGAGGGTGAAG GTGACCCTCGGTGACTCCGTCCCGCCGCCCATCATCTTCCACCTGGACAAGATCCGCTTCGTCTCCGAGGCAACG CCGGACGCTCAAGTCGATGAATgttgttctgctctgttgactCTGACCGAAAACCTGACGCAGAGTCCCGACACCAAATGGCGCCTCCTGCAG gaAGTGTTCAACCAGAGTTTTGACTCTGCTCTGCAGTCGCTCATATCTGACTTCCTGTCCAGGATAGAACAGCTGTTTCCTGTTCCCGACTTCAAACAG GCTGTTTCCTGGCTGGACGCTGCCCCCGGTGGTGTGGAGTGCTGTCTGCGGGAGGCGGACAGGAAGGATCTGAGGGAGctactgaccaatcagagctgtCTACTGGGACGGGCAACAACCACAG TGGGTCGTGACACCGAGagcatcctcctctctgcctggTCCCACCCCTTCTTCACTAACCTGATCAATGCCGACCCTCCTCCCAGCGACACAGACGTCCAATCAGATCCTCTCCCTGACGTGATGAGTCCCGTCCAGCCGGACGTAGAGCtggtgaaggaggaggtggtggtgatgaCGGAGGATGAacaggacgaggaggaggaggaggaggaggaggaggaagaagaggaggaggaggagactgtGATTGGTGAGATGATGTCACCGGTTGAGCAAGAGGCGTCCAATGAGAGTTCAGCAGCGTGCAGCGACGACAGTTCAGTCGTACCTGTGATCCTGGATGCGGACAG GGTGAAGGACTCACCTGGAACCTTAGCAGACCAATCAGAAAatgcag ttgaccaatcagagcagccCTCCTCTAAGGTCACAGCTAATGCTCTGTACAGCATATCCCACAATTCTCAGCGGGTGGCTCATAAGTGTCCTCAGTGTGGGAAGTGTTTCATCTACCGTTCTCAG GTGATCCGTCACCTGCGCACCAATAAGTCGTGTGGTTCGGCCTTAACGACGACAGGAACTACGAACCTGCAGAGTCTACCTGGCGGTCGTGACGAGGAGCCCCGCCCCCCGGAGCCCCGCCTCCCGGAGCCCCGCCTCGTCAGGTCCTACTCCTGCTTCCAGTGTAACGCCGTCTTCAGGACCAAAGCCGAGCTGCTGTCGCACCAGCGCAGCCACCGGGCCCGGCCCGTGTACCAGTGTGGCCAGTGTGACAAGGAGTTCCACCACCTGTCCAGTCTGACCAATCACAAGCAGACCCACCTGGACAGAGGCGGGTTCACCTGCAGCAGGTGTGATAAGGTGTTTGAGTCGGCCAAGGAGAGAGACACCCACCGGCTGCAGCACCGGCTGCCTGACCTCACCTGCACCGTCTGCGACCAGACGTTCAGCTCTCAGACTCAGCTGCTCCGACACCTGCAGACGCACTCGGTGGAGGGCGCCGAGCCGTCGTACAACTGCCGCTTCTGTGACCAAACCTTCTCAG GAGTGACTCAGCTTCGTATCCACCAGCGAACACACACTTTCCGTTCGTACCAGTGCGACCAGTGCAACAAGACGTACGGCTCTCTGACCGGCCTCCACTCGCACCGAGCGAGTCACTCGAGTGAGAGCCGCTTCCTGTGTCCGCAGTGCGGCAAACGCTTCAAGACCCGCGACGGCTTGGAGGGTCACCTGAGGACGCACACCGGGGAGCGCCCGTACCGCTGCCCCTACTGCCCCAAAGACTTCACCGCGCTCGCCGGCCTCAACGTGCACGTGCGGCGGCACACCGGGGAGCGGCCGTACGTGTGCACGGTGTGCGGGAAGGGCTGGCCGTCTGGAGGCgacctgcagaaacacatgaGGACGCACACGGGTGAACGACCGTACACCTGTCCAGAATGCGGCAAAGCCTTCTCCATTTCCTGTCACCTGACCGAACACCGGCGGATACACACCG gAGAGAAGCCGTTCTCGTGTCCTGAATGTGGTAAATGTTTAAGGAGGAAGTTTGATCTGAATAAACACATGTTGTCTCACAACAACATCCGTCCGTACGCCTGTGTTTACTGTCCCAAGAGCTACACCCGCAAAACTCACCTCAACAGACACCTGCTGACACACCGGACTGCCGGCGGCGAAGTGGTCGTAGAAACAGGCGACGAGGCCTGA
- the LOC122976071 gene encoding zinc finger protein ZFMSA12A-like isoform X3, which produces MQWILGYVGLNQPDAQVDECCSALLTLTENLTQSPDTKWRLLQEVFNQSFDSALQSLISDFLSRIEQLFPVPDFKQAVSWLDAAPGGVECCLREADRKDLRELLTNQSCLLGRATTTVGRDTESILLSAWSHPFFTNLINADPPPSDTDVQSDPLPDVMSPVQPDVELVKEEVVVMTEDEQDEEEEEEEEEEEEEEEETVIGEMMSPVEQEASNESSAACSDDSSVVPVILDADRVKDSPGTLADQSENAVDQSEQPSSKVTANALYSISHNSQRVAHKCPQCGKCFIYRSQVIRHLRTNKSCGSALTTTGTTNLQSLPGGRDEEPRPPEPRLPEPRLVRSYSCFQCNAVFRTKAELLSHQRSHRARPVYQCGQCDKEFHHLSSLTNHKQTHLDRGGFTCSRCDKVFESAKERDTHRLQHRLPDLTCTVCDQTFSSQTQLLRHLQTHSVEGAEPSYNCRFCDQTFSGVTQLRIHQRTHTFRSYQCDQCNKTYGSLTGLHSHRASHSSESRFLCPQCGKRFKTRDGLEGHLRTHTGERPYRCPYCPKDFTALAGLNVHVRRHTGERPYVCTVCGKGWPSGGDLQKHMRTHTGERPYTCPECGKAFSISCHLTEHRRIHTGEKPFSCPECGKCLRRKFDLNKHMLSHNNIRPYACVYCPKSYTRKTHLNRHLLTHRTAGGEVVVETGDEA; this is translated from the exons ATGCAGTGGATTCTGGGATACGTAGGACTGAAT caGCCGGACGCTCAAGTCGATGAATgttgttctgctctgttgactCTGACCGAAAACCTGACGCAGAGTCCCGACACCAAATGGCGCCTCCTGCAG gaAGTGTTCAACCAGAGTTTTGACTCTGCTCTGCAGTCGCTCATATCTGACTTCCTGTCCAGGATAGAACAGCTGTTTCCTGTTCCCGACTTCAAACAG GCTGTTTCCTGGCTGGACGCTGCCCCCGGTGGTGTGGAGTGCTGTCTGCGGGAGGCGGACAGGAAGGATCTGAGGGAGctactgaccaatcagagctgtCTACTGGGACGGGCAACAACCACAG TGGGTCGTGACACCGAGagcatcctcctctctgcctggTCCCACCCCTTCTTCACTAACCTGATCAATGCCGACCCTCCTCCCAGCGACACAGACGTCCAATCAGATCCTCTCCCTGACGTGATGAGTCCCGTCCAGCCGGACGTAGAGCtggtgaaggaggaggtggtggtgatgaCGGAGGATGAacaggacgaggaggaggaggaggaggaggaggaggaagaagaggaggaggaggagactgtGATTGGTGAGATGATGTCACCGGTTGAGCAAGAGGCGTCCAATGAGAGTTCAGCAGCGTGCAGCGACGACAGTTCAGTCGTACCTGTGATCCTGGATGCGGACAG GGTGAAGGACTCACCTGGAACCTTAGCAGACCAATCAGAAAatgcag ttgaccaatcagagcagccCTCCTCTAAGGTCACAGCTAATGCTCTGTACAGCATATCCCACAATTCTCAGCGGGTGGCTCATAAGTGTCCTCAGTGTGGGAAGTGTTTCATCTACCGTTCTCAG GTGATCCGTCACCTGCGCACCAATAAGTCGTGTGGTTCGGCCTTAACGACGACAGGAACTACGAACCTGCAGAGTCTACCTGGCGGTCGTGACGAGGAGCCCCGCCCCCCGGAGCCCCGCCTCCCGGAGCCCCGCCTCGTCAGGTCCTACTCCTGCTTCCAGTGTAACGCCGTCTTCAGGACCAAAGCCGAGCTGCTGTCGCACCAGCGCAGCCACCGGGCCCGGCCCGTGTACCAGTGTGGCCAGTGTGACAAGGAGTTCCACCACCTGTCCAGTCTGACCAATCACAAGCAGACCCACCTGGACAGAGGCGGGTTCACCTGCAGCAGGTGTGATAAGGTGTTTGAGTCGGCCAAGGAGAGAGACACCCACCGGCTGCAGCACCGGCTGCCTGACCTCACCTGCACCGTCTGCGACCAGACGTTCAGCTCTCAGACTCAGCTGCTCCGACACCTGCAGACGCACTCGGTGGAGGGCGCCGAGCCGTCGTACAACTGCCGCTTCTGTGACCAAACCTTCTCAG GAGTGACTCAGCTTCGTATCCACCAGCGAACACACACTTTCCGTTCGTACCAGTGCGACCAGTGCAACAAGACGTACGGCTCTCTGACCGGCCTCCACTCGCACCGAGCGAGTCACTCGAGTGAGAGCCGCTTCCTGTGTCCGCAGTGCGGCAAACGCTTCAAGACCCGCGACGGCTTGGAGGGTCACCTGAGGACGCACACCGGGGAGCGCCCGTACCGCTGCCCCTACTGCCCCAAAGACTTCACCGCGCTCGCCGGCCTCAACGTGCACGTGCGGCGGCACACCGGGGAGCGGCCGTACGTGTGCACGGTGTGCGGGAAGGGCTGGCCGTCTGGAGGCgacctgcagaaacacatgaGGACGCACACGGGTGAACGACCGTACACCTGTCCAGAATGCGGCAAAGCCTTCTCCATTTCCTGTCACCTGACCGAACACCGGCGGATACACACCG gAGAGAAGCCGTTCTCGTGTCCTGAATGTGGTAAATGTTTAAGGAGGAAGTTTGATCTGAATAAACACATGTTGTCTCACAACAACATCCGTCCGTACGCCTGTGTTTACTGTCCCAAGAGCTACACCCGCAAAACTCACCTCAACAGACACCTGCTGACACACCGGACTGCCGGCGGCGAAGTGGTCGTAGAAACAGGCGACGAGGCCTGA
- the LOC122976115 gene encoding vesicle transport protein SFT2B-like, translated as MDKLKRVLSGQDDGNTEGPGILERANQASTLAWGTRMKGFLICFILGAFCSILGTCLLWLPGVGLPVFAVFYSLGNIFALGSTMFLIGPLRQVKTMCAKERALATVIMLVCLVLTLCAAFWWKNNGLALLFCILQFLAFTWYGLSYIPFARDAVLKLFSMCV; from the exons ATGGACAAACTGAAGAGGGTGTTGAGCGGTCAGGATGACGGAAACACGGAGGGACCGGGAATACTGGAG AGAGCCAATCAGGCGTCGACGCTGGCCTGGGGGACGAGGATGAAGGGCTTCCTGATCTGCTTCATTCTGGGCGCGTTCTGCTCCATCCTG GGTACGTGTCTGCTGTGGCTCCCAGGTGTTGGTCTTCCTGTGTTCGCTGTCTTCTACAGTTTGGGAAACATCTTCGCTCTGGGCAG CACCATGTTCCTGATCGGGCCGCTTCGGCAGGTGAAGACGATGTGCGCTAAGGAGAGAGCGCTCGCCACCGTCATCATGCTG gtgtgtctggtGTTGACGCTGTGTGCTGCTTTCTGG TGGAAGAACAACGGTCTCGCTCTGCTGTTCTGCATCCTCCAGTTCCTGGCTTTCACCTG GTACGGCCTCTCATACATCCCGTTCGCcag GGACGCCGTCCTCAAATTATTTTCAATGTGTGTCTAG